The following proteins come from a genomic window of Geomonas sp. RF6:
- a CDS encoding pilus assembly protein PilY — MTREPSPRRVALIPFFCLLLLCLLKPLVARAGTVNIVFPAKDTCGEEFTATPPGEWGSGNPDYYSPGDVVFTFSSSNCVIDDILVDSRSVGSASRQTVTVGEASLIITVKMSRAAYTITTTHNDYGTVTPSCDGPVPPGGSCVLRLEPNPGYTVGPPTISPAGRAQGVLTRSGTYFLYTLSNVSGDVNVVIPFVTAYYITVSASDATIKDGDGATVSPGSAVVVAEGDTPTFTVTPSAGFTCVQVTTPTGEIPCDPSHKYTLKPVTQNGELKVVTARGYTIIASAGANGTISPKDAVPVAAGSSRTFTFTPASGFTVDTVTVDSISQSTGTTYTFPNVQGNHSIDVTFRPAGARMKNYCNAPPFVASGVKSNLLLLIDNSASMYDLAYTGANYCVDDSYSNTSSYAGYFDEGGVYAYDDASQSFVAGATLPSSCNGISTTYLCLQMNGSRSPRTVARFVASGKFLNWLTSSKLDVEKRVLTGGKFVAQGSATSGKLVGESRGCQGKRYVKLLPRRSDRSYPPITFAVRGPLNGEADFPYDASRGGATRIEVYDKAYQSDACQEVIDSWLTVKGGSDNGKEGDNDVLREVKEQIFNCLDHPVQSSGQPTKSRVYSLVMNDCFYYLKTDVVPEDTELARGCAARFSTTGGAGTATELNDTVCANNVSHALHTILGGTASATGSTTGFLGNCSASGNTRPECAGDQVKDYCLEIKQPTITDPAATSSASEGETASIRSFVLEAGTAGLGSAAGTFFAQISLPFPPRGQIQAFSSEMNIGAMVFHNGAGSECGKGSEIIPCIAHCSIKHKECYQNTDCEDGESCIPEVPTDGGKVIAHLNYTPVGDHSGAGLIAAIDNIGSSSGASANVWTPFAEAFYNAIGYFAGRTDLRLQAGDFDEKMPPTQYSCQMNNVLILSDGMSTADNNSRVSQLVETYRTSSVQAIAKLYNPAEEGGTGRDSVNNCPAFQGSRNLDDLVWIASHRDIKDLTTSSASDQAPRNASRQITTHAIYLGPTADPKTAPPGECDPSTLLRHAADVSGGRFTPVPDASRLDEAFRGMLQLISGGSNAGSDATLLSTGDGNGALFLQPLFYTRKSFDKGKSSVSWIGELQSLWYYLDPMLGNSDGSANTIREDTGYSGSGEHLLDLKTDRVVEFSFNSDQNRSEAKLFSDNNGDGKIDVPQPSGFPLVKDPDEVQSIWRAGLELWKKTPAARKVYTQTDDRTLVDFSTLDTDSSTNRTLLQAAGKDEAGAIIDFVLGNEAPSGVRDRSVAMSAAESTEKVWKLGDIISSTPRVQAQSSLNSYQLPPPRGYRDLSYDSFINSPSYQNRGTVYVGANDGMLHAFRLGKLRLGPVPQDVSSAHPHDAEDPWPVTQKGALSGAGLGEEAWGFVPKNALPYLKYLKDPLYTHLYYVDGGITLSDVSIGKPELCTSSDYSHCLKDAKNGSNWRTVLIGGMGLGGGTRGPGDSCSDTATGSCVKTPAEGVGFSSYFALDVTGQSSEGTTEPKLLWEFAPPGLGYATSGAAIVKVSARDTRNFASRERNGKWFAVFGSGPTGPIDCDSCQFRGTSDQRLKIFVVDIGAHGPLVEGTSYWVIDTKIENAFAGSISGGAIDVDKADVGQGGYYQDDAVYIGYTRKGEGGEWNKGGVLRLVTKEDPSDPSRWVASTVIDGIGPVTGGVTKLQDRTRKNLWLYFGTGRYSYNQDDISGARALYGIKEPCYSRDIILPNRLDQACTLSRSVSELTDKTRESSDKLNLTQDKGWYVELEEANKPESGFGSERVLAMPSSSTAGAVFFTSFKPSTDRCFMGGKSYLWGLKYDTGAALAGTAAAFNGKALTYLSTGTLAAFGVKSFPDALGRRSSAMIGKPGGVKIVSNSGLKPVRKILHMQER; from the coding sequence ATGACCAGGGAGCCGTCTCCACGCCGCGTCGCACTGATCCCCTTTTTCTGTCTCCTTCTTCTTTGTCTGCTGAAGCCGCTCGTGGCGCGCGCCGGCACGGTCAACATCGTATTTCCCGCCAAAGATACCTGCGGAGAAGAGTTCACAGCCACTCCCCCAGGGGAATGGGGGTCAGGGAATCCGGACTATTACTCTCCCGGTGACGTCGTCTTCACCTTCTCATCGTCAAACTGCGTCATCGACGACATCCTCGTCGACTCCAGAAGCGTCGGAAGCGCGAGCAGACAGACGGTTACCGTGGGGGAGGCTTCGCTCATCATCACCGTCAAGATGAGCCGTGCCGCCTACACCATCACCACCACCCACAACGATTACGGGACGGTGACGCCGTCGTGCGACGGCCCCGTGCCGCCGGGGGGAAGCTGCGTCCTGAGGCTCGAGCCGAATCCGGGGTACACCGTCGGCCCCCCAACCATTTCCCCCGCCGGGAGGGCACAGGGGGTGCTGACCAGATCGGGGACGTACTTCCTGTACACCCTCAGTAACGTGTCCGGTGACGTGAACGTCGTGATCCCCTTCGTCACCGCCTACTACATCACGGTCTCTGCCTCCGATGCGACCATAAAGGACGGCGACGGTGCGACCGTCTCGCCGGGGAGCGCCGTCGTGGTCGCGGAGGGGGACACCCCTACCTTCACCGTGACGCCGAGTGCGGGGTTTACCTGCGTCCAGGTGACCACCCCGACGGGGGAAATTCCGTGCGATCCCAGCCACAAGTACACCTTGAAACCGGTGACCCAGAACGGCGAGCTGAAGGTCGTCACCGCCAGGGGGTACACCATAATCGCCAGTGCCGGCGCGAACGGCACGATCTCGCCGAAGGACGCCGTCCCCGTCGCCGCAGGGAGCTCGAGGACGTTCACCTTCACCCCGGCATCCGGTTTCACCGTCGACACGGTCACCGTCGACAGCATCTCGCAGTCCACCGGTACCACCTACACCTTCCCAAACGTGCAGGGAAACCATTCCATCGACGTTACCTTCAGGCCCGCAGGGGCGAGGATGAAGAACTACTGCAACGCCCCCCCCTTCGTCGCCTCCGGCGTGAAGTCGAACCTCCTCCTTCTCATTGACAACTCCGCGAGCATGTACGATCTCGCCTACACCGGCGCGAACTACTGCGTGGATGACAGCTACAGCAACACCTCGTCGTATGCCGGGTACTTCGACGAGGGGGGGGTGTATGCCTACGACGACGCCTCGCAGAGTTTCGTCGCGGGGGCGACCCTCCCCTCCTCCTGCAACGGCATATCCACGACCTATCTCTGCCTGCAGATGAACGGATCGCGGTCTCCCCGCACGGTGGCAAGGTTCGTTGCGAGCGGAAAGTTCCTGAACTGGCTCACCTCGTCTAAGCTCGATGTGGAAAAAAGGGTGCTCACCGGCGGAAAGTTCGTGGCGCAGGGGAGCGCCACCAGCGGGAAGCTCGTCGGGGAATCGCGCGGCTGCCAGGGAAAGCGCTACGTAAAGCTCCTCCCGAGGAGGTCGGACCGGAGCTACCCCCCCATCACCTTCGCGGTGCGGGGCCCGCTCAACGGGGAGGCGGACTTCCCGTACGACGCGAGCCGCGGGGGGGCGACGCGGATAGAGGTCTATGACAAGGCGTACCAGAGCGACGCCTGCCAGGAGGTGATCGACAGCTGGCTCACCGTGAAGGGGGGGAGCGACAACGGCAAGGAAGGAGACAATGATGTCCTGCGCGAGGTAAAGGAGCAGATCTTCAACTGTCTCGACCACCCCGTCCAGAGCTCGGGGCAGCCGACCAAGAGCAGGGTCTACAGCCTCGTCATGAACGACTGCTTCTATTATCTGAAGACGGACGTTGTTCCCGAGGACACGGAGCTGGCCAGGGGGTGCGCCGCCAGGTTCTCCACCACTGGCGGGGCGGGGACGGCCACGGAGCTGAACGATACGGTGTGCGCCAACAACGTATCCCATGCCCTCCACACGATCCTCGGCGGCACCGCCTCGGCAACCGGCTCGACCACCGGTTTTCTGGGGAACTGCAGCGCCTCGGGGAATACGAGGCCTGAGTGCGCCGGCGACCAGGTGAAGGACTACTGCCTGGAGATAAAGCAGCCGACGATCACCGACCCGGCCGCGACCTCCAGCGCCAGCGAGGGGGAGACTGCCAGCATACGGAGCTTTGTGCTGGAGGCCGGCACCGCGGGGCTCGGAAGCGCCGCAGGGACCTTCTTCGCACAGATTTCGCTCCCCTTTCCCCCGAGGGGACAGATCCAGGCTTTCAGCAGCGAGATGAACATCGGCGCCATGGTCTTCCACAACGGCGCCGGTTCCGAGTGCGGGAAGGGGAGCGAAATCATCCCCTGCATCGCACACTGCTCCATCAAGCACAAAGAATGCTACCAGAATACGGACTGCGAAGACGGGGAGAGCTGCATACCGGAGGTGCCCACTGACGGCGGCAAGGTCATCGCCCACCTAAACTACACCCCGGTGGGGGACCATTCAGGAGCGGGGCTTATCGCAGCCATAGACAACATCGGCTCCAGCAGCGGGGCGAGCGCGAACGTCTGGACCCCCTTTGCGGAGGCATTCTACAACGCCATCGGCTACTTCGCGGGGCGCACCGATCTGCGTCTGCAGGCGGGGGACTTCGACGAGAAGATGCCCCCCACCCAGTACAGCTGCCAGATGAACAACGTCCTCATCCTCAGCGACGGGATGTCGACTGCCGACAACAACAGCAGGGTAAGCCAGCTCGTCGAGACGTACCGCACTTCCAGCGTCCAGGCGATTGCCAAGCTGTACAACCCCGCGGAGGAGGGGGGGACCGGAAGGGACTCCGTCAATAACTGCCCCGCGTTCCAGGGGAGCAGGAACCTCGACGACCTCGTCTGGATCGCCTCGCACAGAGACATCAAGGACCTCACCACCTCAAGCGCCTCCGATCAGGCGCCGCGCAACGCGAGCCGGCAGATCACCACCCACGCCATCTACCTCGGTCCCACCGCCGATCCGAAAACGGCTCCCCCCGGCGAGTGCGACCCCTCGACGCTCCTCAGGCACGCCGCGGACGTGAGCGGTGGGCGCTTCACCCCCGTTCCGGACGCCTCCAGGCTCGACGAGGCGTTCAGGGGGATGCTGCAGCTCATCTCCGGAGGGAGCAACGCCGGGAGCGACGCCACCCTCCTCTCCACCGGGGACGGCAACGGCGCCCTTTTCCTCCAGCCTCTCTTCTACACCCGCAAGAGCTTCGACAAAGGGAAGAGCTCCGTCTCCTGGATCGGTGAGCTGCAGAGCCTCTGGTACTACCTCGACCCGATGCTCGGGAACTCGGACGGAAGCGCCAATACCATACGGGAGGATACCGGGTACAGCGGGAGCGGGGAGCACCTCCTCGACCTGAAGACCGACCGGGTGGTGGAGTTCTCCTTCAACAGCGACCAGAACCGTTCCGAGGCGAAGCTCTTTTCCGACAATAACGGCGACGGCAAGATCGACGTCCCGCAGCCGTCCGGCTTTCCGCTGGTGAAGGATCCCGACGAGGTGCAGAGCATCTGGCGAGCCGGGCTCGAGCTGTGGAAGAAGACGCCGGCGGCACGGAAGGTGTACACCCAGACAGACGACCGCACGCTCGTCGACTTCAGCACGCTCGACACCGATTCCTCCACCAACCGCACCCTCCTGCAGGCCGCCGGGAAGGATGAGGCGGGCGCCATCATCGACTTCGTGCTCGGAAACGAGGCGCCATCGGGGGTGCGGGACAGGTCGGTGGCGATGTCGGCCGCGGAGAGCACGGAGAAGGTGTGGAAGCTCGGAGACATCATCTCCTCCACCCCGCGGGTGCAGGCGCAGTCGTCGCTGAACAGCTACCAGCTACCCCCTCCGCGCGGCTACCGCGACCTTTCCTACGACAGCTTCATCAACTCCCCCTCCTACCAGAATCGGGGGACGGTCTACGTCGGTGCCAACGACGGAATGCTGCACGCCTTCCGCCTGGGAAAGCTGCGTCTCGGCCCGGTGCCGCAGGACGTCTCCTCCGCCCACCCCCATGATGCGGAGGATCCCTGGCCGGTGACGCAGAAGGGGGCGCTGTCGGGGGCCGGTCTCGGGGAGGAGGCGTGGGGATTCGTGCCAAAGAACGCGCTCCCCTATCTCAAGTACCTGAAGGACCCGCTCTACACGCACCTTTACTACGTGGACGGCGGCATCACTCTCTCCGACGTCAGCATCGGAAAGCCCGAGCTGTGCACGAGCTCCGACTACTCCCACTGCCTGAAAGACGCAAAGAACGGCAGCAACTGGCGCACCGTCCTGATCGGCGGGATGGGGCTCGGGGGGGGGACGAGGGGACCGGGCGACTCCTGCTCGGACACCGCCACCGGGAGCTGCGTGAAGACCCCCGCGGAGGGGGTCGGCTTCTCCTCCTACTTCGCCCTCGACGTAACGGGGCAGAGCTCGGAGGGCACAACCGAGCCGAAGCTCTTGTGGGAGTTCGCCCCTCCCGGCCTCGGATATGCCACCTCCGGCGCGGCGATCGTGAAGGTCAGCGCCCGCGACACGCGCAACTTCGCGAGCCGCGAACGGAACGGGAAATGGTTCGCCGTCTTCGGCTCCGGCCCTACCGGCCCCATCGATTGCGACAGCTGCCAGTTCAGGGGGACCTCCGACCAGCGGCTGAAGATCTTCGTGGTGGACATCGGGGCACACGGTCCGCTGGTGGAGGGGACGAGCTACTGGGTCATCGACACGAAAATAGAGAACGCCTTTGCCGGGAGCATTTCCGGCGGAGCGATCGACGTGGACAAGGCGGACGTGGGGCAGGGGGGGTACTACCAGGACGACGCGGTGTACATCGGCTACACCCGGAAAGGTGAAGGAGGAGAGTGGAACAAGGGGGGTGTGCTGCGCCTCGTGACGAAGGAGGATCCCTCCGACCCCTCCAGGTGGGTCGCCAGCACCGTCATAGACGGCATCGGCCCGGTCACCGGCGGCGTAACGAAGCTCCAGGACCGGACCAGGAAGAACCTCTGGCTCTATTTCGGCACCGGCAGGTACAGCTACAACCAGGACGACATCTCAGGGGCGCGCGCGCTGTACGGCATAAAGGAGCCGTGCTACAGCAGGGACATCATCCTGCCGAACCGGCTCGACCAGGCCTGCACCCTCTCCCGCAGCGTCTCGGAGCTCACGGACAAGACAAGGGAGTCCTCGGACAAGCTGAACCTGACGCAGGACAAGGGGTGGTACGTGGAGCTCGAGGAGGCGAACAAGCCGGAAAGCGGCTTCGGCAGCGAGAGGGTGCTGGCGATGCCGAGTTCCAGCACTGCCGGAGCGGTCTTTTTCACCTCCTTCAAGCCGTCGACCGACCGCTGCTTTATGGGGGGGAAGTCGTACCTGTGGGGGCTCAAGTACGATACCGGCGCGGCCCTTGCGGGGACTGCCGCGGCATTCAACGGCAAGGCGCTCACCTATCTCTCCACCGGCACCCTGGCAGCCTTCGGGGTGAAATCGTTCCCGGACGCCCTGGGGAGGCGCAGCTCCGCCATGATCGGAAAGCCGGGGGGGGTGAAGATAGTCTCCAACAGCGGCCTGAAGCCGGTGCGCAAGATCCTGCACATGCAGGAACGCTGA